A section of the Bombus fervidus isolate BK054 chromosome 9, iyBomFerv1, whole genome shotgun sequence genome encodes:
- the LOC139990435 gene encoding solute carrier family 25 member 44 produces the protein MSAVETPHFIRTIEWDMMDKTKFFPLSMLSSFSVRCCLYPLTVIKTRLQVQKHNNMYNGMLDACRKIYKVEGIGGLYRGFWISSVQTVSGVFYVSTYEGMRHILGQSDVIGNIDSRVKALIAGGAASLVGQTIVVPFDVLSQHLMVLGINYNKHGRYIDQMGINPLGLILEPGKTRTQISADIIRLIYRRDGYRGFYRGYVASLCAYVPNSALWWGLYTSYQDELIRFLPEWVSHLFIQALAGTLGGFTTTIITNPLDIVRARLQVQRLDSMFNTFKVLWVEERLQMFTKGLSARLVQSACFSFSIILGYETIKRFSIIEEYKGYIRW, from the exons ATGTCTGCAGTAGAAACGCCACATTTCATACGTACCATCGAATGGGATATGATGGATAAGACCAAATTTTTCCCATTGAGCATGCTCTCATCATTTTCTGTGCGCTGCTGTCTATATCCCTTAACAGTAATTAAAACCCGCTTACAAGTTCAGAAACATAACAACATGTACAAtg GAATGCTAGATGCTTGCAGAAAGATTTACAAGGTGGAAGGTATAGGTGGTTTGTATAGAGGATTTTGGATAAGTTCTGTACAAACTGTATCTGGTGTATTTTATGTATCCACTTACGAAGGAATGCGTCATATACTTGGACAGAGTGATGTTATAGGTAATATAGACTCACGAGTAAAAGCATTAATTGCTGGTGGAGCTGCTAGTTTGGTAGGACAGACAATAGTAGTTCCCTTTGATGTTCTAAGTCAGCACTTAATGGTTCTGGGGatcaattataataaacatgGAAGATATATAGATCAG ATGGGTATAAATCCATTGGGTTTAATTCTTGAGCCAGGAAAAACCCGGACTCAAATTTCGGCAGATATTATCAGGTTAATTTATCGGAGAGATGGCTATAGAGGTTTTTATAGAGGATATGTTGCATCATTGTGCGCTTATGTCCCTAATAGTGCTCTTTGGTGGGGATTATATACATCATACCAGG ATGAGCTTATAAGATTCTTACCTGAGTGGGTCTCTCACTTATTTATTCAAGCTCTTGCTGGTACATTAGGAGGATTTACCACAACAATTATTACAAATCCTTTAGATATTGTACGGGCAAGGTTACAAGTACAAAGATTAGATAGTATGTTTAATACATTCAAAGTTTTATGGGTGGAAGAAAGATTGCAAATGTTCACAAAGGGACTTTCCGCGCGCCTTGTACAGTCCGCTTGTTTTagtttttcaataattctagGATATGAAACTATTAAAAGATTCAGCATAATTGAAGAGTACAAAGGTTACATTAGATGGTGA